A section of the Streptomyces sp. CG1 genome encodes:
- a CDS encoding MFS transporter gives MGRQHWKKIWVGSAGNMVEWFDWFVYASFATYFAGAFFPSGNPTAQLMNTAGIFAVGFFMRPVGGWLLGRVGDRKGRKAALMLTVTLMSASAILIAAAPTYAVAGYGGAFVLLVARLLQGLSVGGEYAASATYLTEASDPKRRGFASSFQYVSMTAGQIVGLGLQIILQRTMSDSALHSYGWRIPFIVGALGAAIIFYLRRTMLETEVYEEDASHAEERGTLRALWQHKREAFLVIALTMGGTVAYYTYTTYLTKYLSNSAGLSKQTATLVSFAALIVFACLQPLAGALSDRIGRRPLLITFAVGSTFLTVPIMTLLKHADSFWPAFGLALLALVVVTGYTSINACVKAELFPTGVRALGVALPYAIGNALFGGTAEYIALWFKKAGIESGFFWYVAGCAAVSLVVYVTMRETKDLHLARVTAGQEAGAGSGESSLTTAS, from the coding sequence ATGGGACGACAACACTGGAAGAAGATCTGGGTCGGGTCGGCGGGGAACATGGTCGAGTGGTTCGACTGGTTCGTGTACGCGAGCTTCGCCACCTATTTCGCCGGCGCGTTCTTCCCGAGTGGCAACCCCACCGCCCAGCTGATGAACACCGCCGGCATCTTCGCCGTCGGCTTCTTCATGCGCCCGGTGGGCGGCTGGCTGCTGGGCCGGGTCGGCGACCGCAAGGGCCGCAAGGCGGCGCTGATGCTGACCGTCACGCTGATGTCGGCCTCGGCGATCCTCATCGCCGCCGCCCCGACCTACGCGGTCGCCGGCTACGGCGGCGCGTTCGTGCTACTCGTCGCCCGCCTGCTGCAGGGCCTGTCGGTGGGCGGTGAGTACGCGGCCAGCGCCACGTATCTCACGGAGGCCTCGGACCCGAAGCGGCGCGGATTCGCCTCCAGCTTCCAGTACGTCTCCATGACCGCCGGCCAGATCGTCGGCCTCGGACTGCAGATCATCCTGCAGCGGACCATGTCCGACAGCGCGCTGCACAGTTACGGCTGGCGCATCCCGTTCATCGTAGGCGCGCTCGGCGCGGCGATCATCTTCTATCTGCGCCGCACCATGCTGGAGACAGAGGTGTACGAGGAGGACGCCTCCCACGCCGAGGAGCGCGGCACCCTGCGCGCGCTGTGGCAGCACAAGCGGGAGGCGTTCCTGGTCATCGCCCTCACCATGGGCGGCACGGTCGCGTACTACACGTACACCACCTATCTGACGAAGTACCTGTCCAACTCGGCCGGCCTGTCCAAACAGACGGCGACGCTCGTCTCCTTCGCCGCGCTGATCGTCTTCGCCTGTCTGCAGCCGCTCGCCGGCGCGCTGTCGGACCGGATCGGCCGCCGTCCGCTGCTCATCACCTTCGCGGTCGGCTCCACCTTCCTCACCGTGCCGATCATGACCCTGCTCAAGCACGCGGACAGCTTCTGGCCGGCGTTCGGGCTCGCCCTGCTCGCGCTGGTCGTCGTCACCGGCTACACCTCGATCAACGCCTGTGTGAAGGCCGAGCTGTTCCCGACCGGCGTCCGCGCGCTCGGCGTGGCCCTGCCGTACGCCATCGGCAACGCGCTCTTCGGCGGCACCGCGGAGTACATCGCCCTGTGGTTCAAGAAGGCCGGGATCGAGTCGGGCTTCTTCTGGTACGTGGCGGGCTGCGCCGCCGTATCCCTTGTGGTGTACGTCACCATGCGCGAGACGAAGGACCTGCATCTGGCCCGGGTGACGGCCGGTCAGGAAGCCGGAGCGGGCTCCGGGGAGTCCAGTCTGACGACCGCATCCTGA
- the cimA gene encoding citramalate synthase, which produces MTETATSELDDSFHVFDTTLRDGAQREGINLTVADKLAIARHLDDFGVGFIEGGWPGANPRDTEFFARAQAEIDFRHAQLVAFGATRRAGAKAADDPQVNALLESGAPVITLVAKSHDRHVELALRTTLDENLEMVRDTVSYLKDQGRRVFVDCEHFFDGYRANPEYAKAVVRAASEAGADVVVLCDTNGGMLPAQIHAVVATVLADTGARLGIHAQDDTGCAVANTLAAVDAGATHVQCTANGYGERVGNANLFPVVAALELKYGKKVLPDGKLRETTRISHAIAEVVNLTPSTHQPYVGVSAFAHKAGLHASAIKVDPDLYQHIDPELVGNTMRMLVSDMAGRASVELKGKELGVDLGGDRELVGRVVERVKERELKGYTYEAADASFELLLRAEVEGRPLKYFDVESWRAIVEDRPDGTHANEATVKLWAKSERIVATAEGNGPVNALDRALRVALEKIYPQLAKLDLVDYKVRILEGKHGTQSTTRVLISTSDGSGEWSTVGVAENVIAASWQALEDAYTYGLLRAGVEPAE; this is translated from the coding sequence ATGACCGAGACGGCAACCAGCGAGCTCGACGACTCGTTCCACGTCTTCGACACGACGCTGCGCGACGGCGCGCAGCGCGAGGGCATCAACCTCACCGTCGCGGACAAGCTCGCCATCGCACGGCACCTGGACGACTTCGGCGTCGGCTTCATCGAGGGCGGCTGGCCCGGCGCGAACCCCCGGGACACCGAGTTCTTCGCCCGAGCGCAGGCCGAGATCGACTTCCGGCACGCCCAGCTGGTCGCCTTCGGCGCCACCCGGCGCGCCGGCGCCAAGGCCGCCGATGACCCCCAGGTCAACGCCCTGCTGGAGTCCGGCGCCCCGGTGATCACGCTGGTCGCCAAGTCGCACGACCGGCATGTGGAGCTGGCGCTGCGCACCACGCTGGACGAGAACCTGGAGATGGTCCGCGACACGGTGTCGTACCTGAAGGACCAGGGCCGCCGGGTCTTCGTGGACTGCGAGCACTTCTTCGACGGCTACCGCGCCAACCCCGAGTACGCGAAGGCGGTCGTACGGGCCGCTTCGGAGGCCGGCGCGGACGTGGTCGTCCTGTGCGACACCAACGGCGGCATGCTCCCCGCCCAGATCCACGCGGTCGTCGCCACGGTCCTCGCCGACACCGGCGCCCGGCTAGGCATCCACGCCCAGGACGACACCGGCTGCGCGGTGGCGAACACGCTGGCGGCCGTGGACGCCGGCGCGACCCACGTGCAGTGCACGGCCAACGGCTACGGCGAGCGTGTCGGCAACGCCAACCTCTTCCCGGTCGTCGCGGCCCTGGAGCTGAAGTACGGCAAGAAGGTGCTGCCCGACGGCAAGCTCCGCGAGACGACGCGGATCTCGCACGCCATCGCCGAGGTCGTCAACCTCACGCCGTCGACGCACCAGCCGTACGTAGGAGTGTCCGCCTTCGCGCACAAGGCCGGTCTGCACGCCTCCGCGATCAAGGTCGACCCGGACCTGTACCAGCACATCGACCCCGAGCTGGTCGGCAACACCATGCGCATGCTGGTCTCCGACATGGCGGGCCGTGCGTCGGTGGAGCTGAAGGGCAAGGAGCTGGGCGTCGACCTGGGCGGCGACCGCGAGCTGGTCGGCCGGGTGGTGGAACGCGTCAAGGAACGCGAGCTCAAGGGCTACACGTACGAAGCGGCGGACGCCAGCTTCGAACTGCTGCTGCGGGCCGAGGTCGAGGGGAGGCCCCTGAAGTACTTCGACGTGGAGTCCTGGCGGGCCATCGTCGAGGACCGTCCCGACGGCACCCACGCCAACGAGGCCACGGTGAAGCTGTGGGCCAAGAGCGAGCGGATCGTCGCCACGGCGGAGGGCAACGGCCCGGTGAACGCCCTCGACCGCGCCCTGCGCGTGGCGCTCGAAAAGATCTACCCCCAGCTCGCCAAGCTGGACCTGGTCGACTACAAGGTCCGCATCCTGGAGGGCAAGCACGGCACCCAGTCCACGACCCGGGTGCTGATCTCCACCTCGGACGGCTCCGGCGAGTGGTCCACGGTGGGCGTCGCCGAGAACGTCATCGCCGCCTCCTGGCAGGCCCTGGAGGACGCGTACACGTACGGACTGCTGCGGGCGGGCGTGGAACCGGCCGAGTAG
- a CDS encoding VOC family protein: MTTDRTDPLSRARVATRLPAGDLDRARRFYAEKLGLDPVDERPGGLLYRCGGVDFVVFRSTGASPGTFTQMAFEVDDLESVVTELRRRGVVFEDVDAPGFHTRNGIAEIEGNYPSKGARGERAVWFRDSEGNLMGIGEPTR; this comes from the coding sequence ATGACCACAGACCGCACCGATCCGCTGTCCCGGGCCCGTGTCGCGACCCGGCTGCCCGCCGGGGACCTGGACCGGGCCCGGCGCTTCTACGCCGAGAAACTCGGCCTGGACCCGGTGGACGAACGCCCCGGCGGGCTGCTGTACCGCTGCGGTGGCGTCGACTTCGTCGTCTTCCGCTCCACCGGAGCCTCACCCGGCACCTTCACCCAGATGGCGTTCGAGGTCGACGACCTGGAGTCGGTGGTGACGGAGCTGCGGCGCCGGGGCGTGGTCTTCGAGGACGTGGACGCCCCCGGCTTCCACACCCGCAACGGCATCGCCGAGATCGAGGGCAACTACCCGAGCAAGGGCGCCCGCGGCGAGCGCGCGGTCTGGTTCCGGGACAGCGAGGGCAACCTGATGGGGATCGGCGAGCCGACGCGATAG
- a CDS encoding GPP34 family phosphoprotein: MTTPQDLFLVSLDVPGERPVEQGDLSLALAGAELIDLLGARALRLDGARIVPGPVLTTGDRMLDAAEAALVRQEPYETVEDWLWRRGEGLAVAYRDALDAAGQLSGKPRRWPLRAEKAAVADTPARRHAADRWWSREPVLAGLAAPLGVQGERPPEEEPGDEAVVTVLVAVGDAVTELGAVRERRRIENAAFDNIWRAP; the protein is encoded by the coding sequence ATGACCACACCGCAGGATCTGTTCCTCGTCAGCCTGGACGTGCCCGGTGAGCGGCCTGTCGAGCAGGGGGATCTGTCGCTGGCGCTCGCGGGGGCCGAGTTGATCGATCTTCTCGGGGCCCGGGCGCTCCGGCTGGACGGTGCGCGCATCGTGCCCGGGCCGGTGCTGACCACCGGTGACCGGATGCTGGACGCGGCCGAGGCGGCGCTCGTGCGGCAGGAGCCGTACGAGACGGTCGAGGACTGGCTGTGGCGCCGGGGCGAGGGGCTGGCCGTGGCCTATCGCGATGCCCTGGACGCCGCCGGGCAGCTCTCCGGGAAGCCCCGTCGCTGGCCCCTGAGGGCGGAAAAGGCAGCGGTGGCCGACACCCCGGCGCGGCGGCACGCCGCCGATCGCTGGTGGTCCCGCGAACCGGTGCTCGCCGGGCTCGCCGCCCCCCTGGGCGTCCAGGGCGAGCGGCCACCCGAGGAGGAGCCCGGCGACGAGGCGGTCGTCACCGTTCTGGTCGCCGTCGGCGACGCGGTGACCGAGCTGGGGGCCGTGCGCGAGCGGCGCCGCATCGAGAACGCCGCCTTCGACAACATCTGGCGGGCGCCGTGA
- a CDS encoding ricin-type beta-trefoil lectin domain protein: MRRTPRTVRLLLAGLLSAAGFTAAVPDAAHAAGEQVTPWLTTTDDSGGRHVVRGLEAQTPFAFQSGTGGGGTNITVDENTRYQTFTGGGASFTDTAAWLMNSSGALSQATRDTTMSKLFSPTDGIGLSFLRNPMGASDLARYGYTYDDMPSGQTDPSLSQFSIAHDLADVVPLTKQALQLNPSLTVMASPWTAPAWMKDSGSLNGGWLKAEDYGAYAGYFVKYLQGYKDQGVNVSYVTPQNEPTCCSGYPSMSWNASGIDYFLKNDLLPQLQSAGLSTKVLAHDWNWDTYDSYAAQAVDDAAIRNHPNFGGIAWHGYGGDVTKQSTVHDQYPTLDAFGTEHSGGTWIADQQREDMSNIIDYTRNWAKSVTKWSLAVDQNMGPHNGGCGTCTGLITVHDGDGASGTVDYTVEYYDMGHLTKFVRPGAQRIASTASTTVPNVAWRNPDGSKALIAYNDSPSAQTATINWGSQHATYSLPGKTSATFTWSGTQSGNGAQTGSFIGLAGKCLDAAGGSSANGTAVQLYDCNGSGAQQWTVQGDGSVRALGKCLDVTSGSTADGAKVQLYDCNGTGAQQWSYNASTGDVVNLAANKCLDVTDNSSANGARAQIWSCTGAANQKWHLQ; the protein is encoded by the coding sequence ATGAGGAGAACCCCCCGCACGGTCCGGCTGCTGCTGGCCGGGCTGCTCTCCGCCGCCGGATTCACGGCCGCCGTGCCCGACGCCGCGCACGCGGCCGGCGAGCAGGTCACCCCCTGGCTCACCACCACCGACGACTCCGGCGGCCGGCATGTCGTACGGGGCCTGGAGGCGCAGACGCCGTTCGCCTTCCAGTCCGGCACGGGCGGCGGCGGCACGAACATCACCGTCGACGAGAACACCCGCTACCAGACCTTCACCGGCGGCGGCGCGTCCTTCACGGACACCGCGGCCTGGCTGATGAACAGCAGCGGCGCGCTGTCCCAGGCCACGCGGGACACGACCATGAGCAAGCTGTTCTCGCCGACGGACGGCATCGGGCTGTCGTTCCTGCGCAATCCGATGGGCGCCTCGGACCTGGCCCGGTACGGCTACACGTACGACGACATGCCGTCCGGGCAGACGGACCCGTCTCTGTCACAGTTCTCGATCGCGCACGACCTGGCGGACGTGGTCCCGCTCACCAAGCAGGCGCTTCAGCTGAATCCCTCGCTGACGGTGATGGCCTCGCCGTGGACGGCCCCGGCCTGGATGAAGGACAGCGGTTCACTCAACGGCGGCTGGCTCAAGGCCGAGGACTACGGGGCGTACGCCGGCTACTTCGTGAAGTACCTCCAGGGGTACAAGGACCAGGGGGTCAATGTCTCGTACGTGACCCCGCAGAACGAGCCGACCTGCTGCTCCGGCTATCCGTCGATGAGCTGGAACGCGAGCGGGATCGACTACTTCCTCAAGAACGACCTGCTGCCGCAGCTGCAGTCGGCGGGCCTGTCGACGAAGGTCCTGGCCCACGACTGGAACTGGGACACCTACGACTCCTACGCGGCCCAGGCCGTGGACGACGCCGCGATCCGCAACCACCCCAACTTCGGCGGGATCGCCTGGCACGGGTACGGCGGTGACGTCACCAAGCAGTCCACCGTGCACGACCAGTACCCCACGCTGGACGCGTTCGGCACCGAGCACTCCGGCGGCACCTGGATCGCCGACCAGCAGCGCGAGGACATGTCCAACATCATCGACTACACCCGCAACTGGGCGAAGTCGGTGACCAAGTGGTCGCTCGCCGTGGACCAGAACATGGGCCCGCACAACGGGGGATGCGGCACCTGCACCGGGCTGATCACCGTGCACGACGGGGACGGCGCGAGCGGCACCGTGGACTACACCGTCGAGTACTACGACATGGGCCACCTGACCAAGTTCGTCCGGCCGGGCGCCCAGCGGATCGCGTCGACGGCGTCCACGACCGTGCCCAACGTGGCGTGGCGCAACCCGGACGGCAGCAAGGCGCTGATCGCGTACAACGACTCGCCCTCCGCCCAGACGGCGACGATCAACTGGGGTTCGCAGCACGCCACTTACTCACTCCCCGGCAAGACCTCGGCGACCTTCACCTGGTCCGGAACCCAGTCCGGCAACGGCGCGCAGACCGGCTCCTTCATCGGGCTGGCCGGCAAGTGCCTGGATGCGGCGGGCGGTTCGAGCGCCAACGGTACGGCGGTGCAGCTCTACGACTGCAACGGCAGCGGCGCCCAGCAGTGGACGGTACAGGGCGACGGATCCGTACGAGCACTCGGCAAGTGCCTGGACGTGACGTCGGGTTCGACTGCGGACGGGGCGAAGGTCCAGCTGTACGACTGCAACGGCACCGGTGCGCAGCAGTGGTCCTACAACGCGTCCACCGGTGACGTCGTGAACCTCGCCGCGAACAAGTGTCTGGACGTGACGGACAACTCGTCGGCGAACGGGGCGCGGGCACAGATCTGGTCCTGCACAGGCGCCGCCAACCAGAAGTGGCACCTGCAGTAG
- a CDS encoding glycoside hydrolase family 3 N-terminal domain-containing protein: MPRTALLVSGALLAALLPLSATSGAAHAAGDPAPTPVDRFEGEVPFAAQPADGIFTWGSDADDPPTLHLTERADAPEGAKVLTGSYDISGYGGFTHDFAAGQPAHDWSAHQGIRFWWEGRNNGRKIAFEIKDGGANGEASELWTTSFTDDFSGWKRIEIPFTDFTYRTDYQPVGGIDHVLGLTRMWGYAVTLPAGTKGDFAMDDVELYGRADQSLRASVTTDAPVYPVEQGGTARVKVTLATTGDRPVDDPVTVTYTTDGGTATAGQDYTPAEGTLTFPAGTASGATRTIEVPTRKAKAPAPARTIPLKLTVTGAKAPAEPPQIVVDAHGLPYLNAKLPVRRRVADLLSRMSLAEKAGQMTQAERGAVGGGGDIAAYTLGSLLSGGGSTPTPNTPAAWAKMIDGFQLRTRATRLQIPLVYGVDAVHGHNNLAGATIMPHNIGIGATRDPQLAQKAGSVTASEVRATGIPWDFAPCLCVSRDERWGRSYESFGEDPALVQSMETVIQGLQGRADGRDLSRNDKVLATAKHFVGDGGTAYGSSTTGTYTIDQGVTTVTRQQLEDIHLAPYRTAVQRGIGTVMPSYSSLDIAGDGKGAVKMHARGDMVNGELKGRMGFGGFVISDWNAIDQLPGDYAAHVRTAVNAGVDMMMVPYGYKDFGATLVDEVKAGRISEARIDDAVSRILTQKFRLGLFEHPYADTSGAAAIGSPAHRAVARRAAAESQVLLKNSGGLLPLKKSEKVYVAGSNADDLGNQTGGWTLTWQGASGTHTRGTTILQGMREAGGNVTYSKDASAPTGGYDVGVVVVGETPYAEGVGDVGNGHSLRLSAADQAAVDKVCAAMKCAVLIVSGRPQLVGDRLGKIDALVASWLPGTEGEGVADVLYGARPFTGQLPVTWPKSESQLPINVGDTSYDPQFPYGWGLTTLTDVPRGGTATLRALGAAATAAERRGDDRAGRVLVTEARLLVQEKAGERMIQAVAKPFADAGHLLLTGRYGKAVEKLTEAYRAA; the protein is encoded by the coding sequence ATGCCAAGAACCGCCCTGCTCGTCTCCGGCGCCTTGCTCGCCGCCCTGCTGCCCCTGTCCGCCACTTCCGGTGCCGCCCACGCCGCCGGCGACCCGGCGCCCACGCCTGTCGACCGCTTCGAGGGCGAGGTCCCCTTCGCTGCCCAGCCCGCCGACGGCATCTTCACCTGGGGAAGCGACGCCGACGACCCGCCCACCCTGCACCTGACCGAACGCGCCGACGCCCCCGAGGGCGCCAAGGTCCTCACCGGCAGCTACGACATCAGCGGCTACGGCGGCTTCACCCATGACTTCGCCGCCGGTCAGCCCGCCCACGACTGGTCCGCCCACCAGGGCATCCGCTTCTGGTGGGAGGGCCGGAACAACGGCCGCAAGATCGCCTTCGAGATCAAGGACGGCGGTGCGAACGGCGAGGCCTCCGAGCTGTGGACGACCTCCTTCACCGACGACTTCAGCGGCTGGAAGCGGATCGAGATCCCCTTCACCGACTTCACCTACCGCACCGACTACCAGCCGGTCGGCGGCATCGACCACGTCCTCGGGCTCACCCGGATGTGGGGCTACGCGGTCACGCTCCCCGCCGGCACCAAGGGCGACTTCGCCATGGACGACGTCGAGTTGTACGGCAGGGCAGACCAGTCGCTGCGCGCCTCCGTCACCACCGACGCGCCCGTCTATCCGGTCGAGCAGGGCGGCACCGCCCGGGTGAAGGTCACCCTGGCCACGACCGGCGACCGGCCCGTCGACGACCCGGTGACGGTCACGTACACGACGGACGGCGGCACCGCCACCGCCGGACAGGACTACACCCCGGCCGAAGGCACCCTCACCTTCCCGGCCGGCACCGCCTCGGGGGCGACGCGGACCATCGAGGTGCCCACCCGGAAGGCCAAGGCCCCCGCCCCCGCCAGGACCATCCCGCTCAAGCTCACGGTCACCGGCGCCAAGGCCCCCGCCGAGCCCCCGCAGATCGTCGTCGACGCGCACGGACTGCCGTATCTGAACGCCAAGTTGCCCGTGCGGAGGCGCGTCGCGGATCTGCTGTCCCGGATGTCCCTGGCGGAGAAGGCCGGGCAGATGACCCAGGCCGAGCGGGGCGCCGTCGGCGGCGGGGGCGACATCGCGGCGTACACCCTCGGCTCGCTCCTGTCCGGCGGCGGCTCCACGCCCACGCCCAACACCCCCGCGGCCTGGGCGAAGATGATCGACGGCTTCCAGCTCCGCACCCGGGCGACCCGCCTCCAGATCCCGCTGGTCTACGGCGTCGACGCGGTCCACGGCCACAACAACCTGGCCGGCGCCACGATCATGCCGCACAACATCGGCATCGGCGCCACCCGCGACCCCCAACTCGCACAGAAGGCAGGCTCGGTGACGGCCTCCGAAGTCCGCGCCACCGGCATCCCCTGGGACTTCGCGCCCTGTCTGTGCGTGAGCCGCGACGAACGCTGGGGCCGCTCCTACGAGTCCTTCGGCGAGGACCCCGCCCTCGTGCAGTCCATGGAGACCGTGATCCAGGGCCTTCAGGGCCGGGCCGACGGCCGGGACCTGAGCCGGAACGACAAGGTGCTGGCCACCGCCAAGCACTTCGTCGGTGACGGCGGCACCGCCTACGGCTCCTCCACCACCGGCACCTACACCATCGACCAGGGCGTCACCACGGTCACCCGGCAGCAGCTGGAGGACATCCACCTGGCGCCGTACCGGACCGCCGTCCAGCGGGGCATCGGCACGGTCATGCCGTCGTACTCCTCCCTTGACATCGCCGGCGACGGCAAGGGCGCGGTGAAGATGCACGCCCGCGGCGACATGGTCAATGGCGAGCTGAAGGGCCGCATGGGCTTCGGCGGCTTCGTCATCAGCGACTGGAACGCCATCGACCAGCTCCCCGGCGACTACGCGGCCCACGTCCGCACGGCGGTGAACGCGGGCGTCGACATGATGATGGTGCCGTACGGCTACAAGGACTTCGGAGCCACGCTCGTCGACGAGGTGAAGGCCGGCCGGATCAGCGAGGCGCGGATCGACGACGCGGTCTCCCGCATCCTCACCCAGAAGTTCAGGCTGGGCCTCTTCGAGCACCCCTACGCCGACACCAGTGGCGCCGCAGCGATCGGCTCCCCGGCCCACCGCGCGGTCGCCCGCCGGGCCGCCGCCGAGTCGCAGGTGCTGCTGAAGAACTCCGGCGGGCTGCTGCCGCTGAAGAAGAGCGAGAAGGTGTACGTCGCCGGGTCCAACGCCGATGACCTCGGCAACCAGACCGGCGGCTGGACCCTCACCTGGCAGGGCGCGTCCGGCACCCACACCCGGGGAACGACCATCCTGCAGGGCATGCGCGAGGCCGGCGGGAACGTCACCTACTCCAAGGACGCCTCCGCGCCGACCGGCGGCTACGACGTCGGTGTGGTCGTCGTCGGCGAGACCCCTTACGCCGAGGGCGTCGGCGATGTCGGCAACGGCCACAGCCTGCGGCTGTCCGCCGCCGATCAGGCGGCCGTGGACAAGGTGTGCGCGGCCATGAAGTGCGCGGTGCTGATCGTCTCCGGCCGCCCGCAGCTCGTCGGCGACCGGCTCGGCAAGATCGACGCGCTCGTGGCGTCCTGGCTGCCCGGCACCGAGGGTGAGGGCGTCGCCGACGTCCTTTACGGCGCGCGCCCCTTCACCGGACAGCTCCCCGTCACCTGGCCGAAGTCCGAGTCCCAGCTCCCGATCAACGTCGGCGACACGTCGTACGACCCGCAGTTCCCCTACGGCTGGGGGCTGACCACGCTCACCGACGTGCCGCGCGGCGGTACGGCCACCCTGAGGGCACTGGGCGCGGCGGCGACGGCGGCCGAGCGGAGGGGCGACGACCGGGCAGGCCGTGTGCTGGTGACCGAGGCACGGCTGCTCGTCCAGGAGAAGGCGGGCGAGCGGATGATCCAGGCGGTGGCGAAGCCCTTCGCCGACGCCGGCCATCTGCTGCTGACCGGCCGGTACGGGAAGGCGGTGGAGAAGCTGACGGAGGCGTACCGGGCCGCGTAG